A window of Thermococcus sp. MV5 contains these coding sequences:
- a CDS encoding Lrp/AsnC family transcriptional regulator yields the protein MKRILDDIDKEILKVLQKNSRTPLREISKRVGLAESTVYERIKKLKEKGIIKRFTIIPDPESLGFNLLAFILIKARAGKYADVAKRLVTYPEIVEIYETTGDYDMILKIRTRNSTELNDFLNKIGEIDGVVATHTMVVLKVHKETTELPL from the coding sequence ATGAAAAGGATTTTAGATGATATTGATAAAGAAATCCTAAAAGTGCTCCAAAAAAACAGTCGCACTCCTTTGAGAGAGATTTCTAAGCGAGTTGGTTTAGCCGAGTCAACTGTATACGAGCGAATCAAAAAGTTAAAGGAAAAGGGGATAATAAAGAGGTTCACAATCATTCCCGATCCAGAGTCGCTTGGCTTTAACTTATTGGCTTTCATCCTCATTAAGGCTAGGGCTGGAAAATATGCAGATGTCGCAAAAAGGCTTGTCACTTACCCCGAAATTGTGGAGATATATGAGACCACAGGAGATTATGATATGATATTAAAAATCCGAACTAGAAACAGTACAGAGCTCAATGATTTTCTTAACAAAATCGGAGAGATAGACGGTGTTGTGGCGACACATACAATGGTAGTACTAAAGGTCCACAAAGAAACCACAGAACTTCCGCTTTAA